Below is a genomic region from Medicago truncatula cultivar Jemalong A17 chromosome 3, MtrunA17r5.0-ANR, whole genome shotgun sequence.
tttaatttaatatgaaatattagaaataaaattgaatttgaatttgaaaaacttccttttattcataagcattaaatacaaatttgtgaggatgaatgtggtgagagtatttTGTGAGGAACAATATGATgagagtatttgtaaaaaagaaagggacATATGACAACaccaaaacaatagtaattcattTCCATAAAAGTCTATGAAATGgatcctaaatttatattatatagattcaATCTCCATAGCTCTTAATTACCTTCAAAATTTTGCTATTTACGTGTGCAGCTTTATCAACAAATGAATTAACCACATATTTAATAACAAGATGTCCAAGATATTTCAAAGATGCAAGTTGCAATTTATGCGTGCaacatttctttgtatatttactagtgtaacgccccgtgccaagcacgggatacattttatttaaatttttttaatatgatttaaattttaacagattttttaaatattattgtttttgtttcttttcatccaTAATTTTGGCGTTATGTGGTATTTTAtctttgtatttaaaattgaacaataaataatcatttattgagatcaaaaagttaaattttatagatgactatttttgtgagagtgataaaataatcaacaaaagtacaattaaacccaaaagataaaaacactataaataattaatatatttctaaaaaattaactaattagtaAATGGATATGATTACCTATGGTTAGCTTTGGTTTGTCAGTCATtcaatatatcaaatggatatgattacctatgttttaatttttcactcttaataaaaatattaattttttacttaatcaCAATGATCTCTATGAtcgcaattataaataaaaaaaaacctaaattcaaaattttagttacatctattatttttattggtttcataaataatattcattgacattatttttttaatttatcaaaataagcacatttttgaataaaatttacctcataaatatatgtatattttgtatttcattaaaaaaaattgaatttttatgttaaattttgaatataaaaaaagcattaacaaatcatgtttggttttatatttgtgaacaaaaaataagtttaaaacacaaaaacaatatttttaaaataataggttaTCGCTAATTATTCACACTTAGGgaaacttaatttttgtatttacttTAGAATTTGTGTAAAGTTTAAGACATAAGTAAATTGTAAATATGGAaactgtatattttttttattgaagtgtcaatacatgcaacaaaaacaatttgttcaattgaaattgaaattcccAAGACAATAAAAGAGGTGCCCTGCATCAccatacaaaataacattataccaaaaggtgtacaaactttaccaaaatagatctgtaataaaaaataaaataaaaaaaccgtATTAACATTCTTCAACTCCTCAATAGTGGTCCTAGGAGTAAGTAAGAGAAACTCCTCATTTACAGGTATGTGAGATGAATTTGGTAACTGGATCAATCCCGATGCAGGAGAGTTTGTATTTGCATTAAgaaagagtaaatagtcaatttcccccctgaaattgtaaatttcatcaattaccccctgaaattaacaaaacttcaattacccccctgaaatttcacaacgttagtcaatttaccccttccgtcaaatttttctgttagtgaacatgacgttttgcaaatacccccctgaaattttgcacttatgtgcaaaatgcccccaaacttaaaaatttatattatttttttcttaaaaacaaaacaattaatagttaaatattaaaactaactattaattttgaaatttgggaaaactacatgcatatatacatcaaaataggctccaaaatggaaaaaaaatatgtattttttaaagtgacaataatgggatgatttgtggattaatattgagggttgtgtagtttaaatggtttgagcaaattgttgaaggagttggaggagttaaaagactaagatggtgaaggagaaaatataaatttaaatctgattattaatttgtttataaacctctaaaaataataatttgtctattagaaataactattattgtcactttaaaaatacacttttttccctattttgatgtaaatatgtatgtagtttttccaaactccaaaattaagagttagctttaatatttaactattaactgtttgtttttaagaaaaaaataatataaatttttaagtttggggggcattttgcacataagtgcaaaacttctggggagtatttgcaaaacgtcatgttcactaacagaaaaatttgacggatggggtaaattgactaacgttgtgaaatttcagggagggtaattgaagttttgttaatttcaggggggtaattgatgaaacttacaatttcagaggagaaattgactatttactccccTAAGAAAGCTATAATAAAaagtatcaatcaataatattataacttaagaagaaaaaatatatatacctttTCCTTAGTTCCTTTGTTTCACCAATTTCAGGATTGAATGTGATTCTAGTGGAAGAAAATGCATTTTGCAATGCTGGTTTTCCTATCATTAAGATTCAAAAGTATatgaatcaaatatatatattcgtataaacaaacaatcacaattgctagtcataaattattaccttaaaacaatttaacttttgtcAACATAATGGCTACAACAACATTTTGAGATTCATCGGACGATAGAAAAGAGTTCAACTCTTCAACATACTCTCCAAAAAGAGTACATTTAAAACGGTACCTATTTAAAATTGTCAaagattatacaaatattaataaaaatactataaaataggtcttaaaaaattacaattacaaaaaaaaaaaaaaaaaaatcaaacctacccatttgaatccaattcaatgacattcattttagtttttacaccATCTCTTTCGTACTCTCTTTCAACTCCAACTCCAATCATGACTCCAATTACGTCTGCATATATAACACACATTAAAATTTCgatcaaattattatttattattaaaagaatataacgtacaattgaatcatattaaataaaacattttattaattcaatatataaattattgtgttatttttgtaagaaaaaaataatatttaaaaaaatctacatgAAGAAAATTATAGTCACTTACCAACTAAGTAGTTGTTGTCGTAAGATTCATTGAAAACATCAGGTGTAGGTGTAAACGAATACACGTTTATTGGGACCAAAACAGTTTTAGATAGTTTGACTTTTGTGAAATTCAGTTTGTATTCGTTGCGTGATGGTCGATACGGACCACTGTTTGCTAGCAACATCAAATGAGGAAATCGTgaacaccattccctcttggagttgctccttgaacttgtagatcaATGTTCTTCGTATAGACGCACCAATTTGATCACCCTAGATAAAAAAGATGAGAACActatactttaaacaaaaaaatactaaaaaaacaaaaaagaaaaacgataTGAAAAAGGTACCTTTTGATCAATTAGAACAAACTCCATggaaaatggtagttttttatttttgtagtcttgaCCAAACCAAGCACGAACAACCCTCACAACCAATGTCCACGATTGTTTTCTTGGCGAAACATCAGAGATGAAGTCGTGTTTCGTAGACATTTTCAtttgcaatagaaaaattaCAGAAATAGTTTAGAATATAGATATCAAAGCACCAAAGAACAGAAAACGaaaaactatattttgtgattgttgtgtactcatacccaaaatctctactatttatatagaaaaatagtaccataacggttaatataaattaattatcaatttaaccgttttaaaattaatattatcaacgtctttaatattataaaacgtGCATTAAacgattaaattatatttcatgtaacgtacaaaaaattaacttcataacatttgaaatttaatttgatatttattaagatcttataaattattatgtaatatagttttgtaacaaacaaaaattaattatataaccttaaaaactaattaatacaattaattttttaattagtaggttaATGCCTTAGTGTAACgtcccaaaattcaaaatataatttattcagtttatttattataattttataaccaaccaaattttgaatgttacatataaatgttaattgaatactaattagattaataattatttgatttgtaacgttcaaatttttattgtaaaatataaattttaatcgaaacagtaattatattaatcattatctgattgtaaccaactatttactttatgtacaatttaatgttaaataaaaaacggtttttaataataattaaaattattaaggttgtattaaaaattaggaggAATTTCGGGAACATATGCCAAGTAGGCTTTTGATGAGATGGACATCTTTAAAGGAAAGGAATTTAAAATAGGCTATTTCTAAgaactctaaattgttagtataaagattATTTTGTCAGATGGAGTTCCATAAACCATTATTGAGCCAACAAACAAGTACTATTATTAGTTATTACAACCATTGTTGAGCCAACAAACAAGTACTATTATTAGTTATTACTACCATTATTGAGTCTTAACTCCTTAATTGCAATTACTACTATATCCTTGAATCTTCATTGCTCTTAACTTTCTTTCCTCCTTGAATCTTCATTGTGGTAAATATTAACTTtcaaatatctttaaaaaatatcataaaaaaatatttagaagatATTAtaggaaataattgaaagaagtggcctcatataataataattcacaACATTATTTTTCTCTGAAACAATATTTGACTGAGGATGTGTCATGACTTTGTTTTGGTAGGTGGCACACTTTTATTGACCATTGATATATAACATTGATACTttaatggtacacaagtggAATCCGCAATAATATCATCTCTTCTTAAAAAGTGTGTGTTGTTAGGAAACATGGCATCCATGAAAAGAAGGAGAGAAAACTAACAAACTCTTTGTATTGATGGAAATGAAATATTACAAATGAGTGGAAGTAACCCTCTAATAAGGTGGTTACAAGTTATTTATACTACTTTCTACTCACTACTAGAACTAATATGCCACTAATCTCTATTTCTAATTTGTGTTTTGAAATATCATTTACGATCAAACCTTATATTTAGTAAATGCTATACTTTTCACAATGATATACTCATCAGTTATCACATTTAGAAAGGGTTATCAACATATTATAGATAAGAAAGGTTATCAACATACtcagatatatttatttttaattttaacacaGGTGATAAGAAAAATGACATATGCtacatttatttttagtatatgAGAGGACTTTAACGAGAAATTGCATATTTGAATCACTTTCCTAAAGTAAATATTAACCACTGCTGAGCTTTTGCTTTCCAGCTTTCAAATGTTGTTTCTTACCTAACCATTGAAAAACAATGTTATCCATTCAGATAAGTGTTCTTGAGTCTACCCTTTACTATATGCACTTCAAGCCACTCAAAAATAAGAGATTTAAGGTTTGGAGTTGGTTACGTAAAGTGAATGTATTAGTACACTAAACGTCTATAGTACTCTACAGGaatttcttgtattttttatttttgactaaaattgattattatttgcttGCGAAAAAGATTAGTGagataacaaaaaaagaaaatattttgttatattttttgatttggAAAGACGAAGTCTTTTGCCTCCGTACCCGCGAAGGATTAAAATCacgtagttcggggtaaaaaGTCGAGTGATTTGTTCGATGTTTTTTAATCGTTTttgaaaaggttttaaaaaataaaagccaaaaggcaaaatgaaaagttgtttagtgttttttcagttttaagaaaaaagtttaaatatgtttgaaatagattaaagtttttattaaagaaaataaaaaagggaaatTCCTTGATAAGAATCAAGggttttttagaagaaaaaaaaaatagttctttttttttttaaatttgttttgcgactacttgaatattttattgatttttcaataaaagcctaaaagaaataaaaattgaaaataacgaCGATTAACGCGCGAGGAAACCGTAAACTACCTAATATGAGAAAGTGAAGTTTTTGAGTCCTAAGTACCAATAGATGACTATTGAATCCAATATTGATAAGTCTATTTTTGAAATTGAGTAGTTGTGATCAGCATTATTGGATCCATACAGAACTTTTCAAAATATGGATCAATCATTTTGAGTGCCAAAGACTATCAAAGTCTATGCTTTTCAACTACATTTTTATATGTGAATCAATCATAATTTTTGTATCAACTACATGAATCAACCATAATTTTCAACGTGAGTTGAATTAATTATCTATTCAATTGAATTAACCACATTTTTATACATGACTAACTAGGTGTCGTAAGTGTATGACAAAATATGTGCATGAGGACTAATATCTTCTTTGGAATATAAAAGTTTACGGTCTTCATATTGTCACTGGCCATAGAGTCAAGAGGAGGACAGTGAGGTTTTATTTCTAGGCGAGTTTTGGCATTGGGCAATTGTCAAATTGTCCTATTTtagatcaattttattttatttgctattAGTTGTACATCCTGAATTTTTATATTCCAATTTATAACCATattcaattataatatattagttttaattttaatttaacggagactaaaatattttgaagggacaaaaatgtcattatttataagaattaaaaacaaatttagttatatttataagcaccaaaaatatatttaaccctaattaatattaaaaagttttgtGGATGGGATTAATATTAAGATACaaactaaatttatttctttacaaataatgtagtaaatatatatttacgccatattttttttagcctAGATTTAAACATGTCtatgttttcaaatttaaaaaaaaaaagttttcaaattaaaaaatcattgaGAATGAGCTGGACCTATTAGATTTTTAAACggaagattaaaaaataatgtatttacaaataaattaatttgagtCAAATTATAATTGAGTAAGGCtataaattagaaatttttttttttctaaggaACATGATCATTAgagttttaaataattttgaaataatggTCCATAAACCACTAATGATCTTTGCCGACAAACAAGcattattactattactattcaTTCACATGTGAGTTTTATTGAGTCTTACCTTTACCATATGTACTGCAAACCATCCAAAAACAGTACTGTTGTCGGTTCATTCATATGCTAAATCCTCTTCAGTCTTAACTCCTTTACCATATCTCTAATACGATGTCCTTACTTAACAAGGATCACTCCTTGTTAAGGACACtcattggaagaaaaaaaaacgagtCTCCGTTAAGGAACAGACAACTATATAAGAATCTTTCTTTTCCTAAACAACTAACGGATCCTACGtttaaaagaagtaataaaatatgcaCTATTTAGTCCCACttataaaaaagtaatatttttcaGCAATCATATACTTATCACCAAATGATTATTACATTTATCTCTTTTGTTGGGTAATACTACATTTATAAACACATTctcaataatatttcattattttttaattttcacacAGGTGATTAGAAAACTGATAGTATGATGGTAAAGGAATAAAAGTGTACAATTAAACCGATTTGAGTGTGcaactttttcttttgctttgtaTCAATTATTTTGAGGGATGTGGGTCCAATATTAAACAATGATGACCTTTGCTTTCCAgctttcaaattttgtttcataCCCAACAAATCAACCATTCATTCACATGCAATTATTTCTATCATTCAATCTTCATAGTTCTTAATTTCCTtcaaaatttcatctaaaacttTTATCCTTGCTGCTTTACTATAACCAATCAGAGATGGCTGCAGCTTTGGTTGGAGGTGCGTTTCTGTCTGCTTCTGTTCAAACCTTAATGGACAAACTAACTTCACCTGAGTTTCGTGATTATTTCACAAGAACAGAGTTGAATGAATCATTGATGTATGAGATGGAAACAAGTCTACTTACTCTTGAGGTTGTACTAGATGATGCAGAGGAGAAgcagatcctcaaacccagaaTCAAACAATGGCTGGATCGGTTAAAAGATGCAATCTATGATGCTGAGGATTTGCTCAATCAAATCAGCTACAATGCCCTACGATGCAAGCTGGAGAAGAAACAAGCTATCAATTCTGAAATGGAGAAGATTACAGATCAGTTTCAGAACTTGCTTTCAACTACAAACTCAAATGGAGAGATCAATTCTGAAATGGAGAAGATTTGTAAAAGGCTGCAAACTTTTGTCCAGCAGAGCACCGCCATCGGCTTGCAACACACTGTAAGTGGTAGAGTTTCTCATAGACTGCCTTCAAGTTCAGTGGTAAATGAATCTGTCATGGTGGGTAGGAAGGATGACAAAGAGACAATAATGAACATGTTGCTATCTCAGAGAGACACATCCCATAATAATATAGGTGTTGTTGCAATTTTGGGCATGGGAGGTTTGGGAAAAACTACCCTTGCCCAACTTGTTTACAATGATAAAGAagttcaacaacattttgattTGAAGGCATGGGTTTGTGTGTCTGaggattttgatattatgaGAGTAACAAAGTCTCTCCTTGAATCTGTCACTTCCACAACTTGGGATAGCAATAATCTTGATGTCCTTCGAGTTGCGTTAAAGAAAATCTCGAGGGAAAaaagatttttgtttgtgttggacGATCTATGGAATGACAATTGTAATGATTGGGATGAGCTAGTAAGTCCCTTCATTAATGGAAAACCTGGAAGCATGGTGATTATAACAACGCGCCAACAAAAAGTTGCTGAGGTGGCACGCACATTTCCTATACATGAACTAAAAGTACTATCAGATGAAGATTGTTGGTCTTTACTATCAAAGCATGCATTGGGAAGTGATGAGATTCAGCATAATACAAATACAGCCCTTGAAGAAACAGGCAGGAAGATTGCAAGAAAGTGTGGAGGATTGCCAATAGCTGCTAAAACACTAGGAGGACTTCTACGTTCAAAGGTAGACATAACAGAGTGGACTTCAATTTTGAACAACAACATATGGAACTTGCGAAATGATAATATTCTTCCTGCATTGCATTTGAGTTATCAATATCTTCCCTCTCATTTGAAAAGATGTTTTGcatattgttcaatttttccaaaGGATTTCCCACTTGATAAGAAGACATTGGTTTTGTTGTGGATGGCAGAAGGCTTCCTTGATTGTTCTCAAGGGGGAAAAGAGTTGGAGGAATTAGGTGATGATTGTTTTGCTGAATTGTTATCGAGATcattaattcaacaattaagCGATGATGCTCGTGGAGAAAAGTTTGTCATGCATGACCTTGTCAATGATTTATCTACATTCGTATCAGGAAAAAGTTGTTGCAGGCTTGAATGTGGTGACATCTCTGAAAATGTTCGTCACTTCTCATATAACCAAGAATACTATGACATTTTCATGAAGTTTGAGAAATTATACAATTTCAAATGCTTGCGAAGCTTTCTATCCATTAACACGACGAACAATTACAATTTCTTATCCTCCAAGGTGGTTGATGATTTGCTACCATCACAAAAACGGTTGCGTGTTTTATCACTATCATGGTATATGAACATCACCAAGCTACCAGATTCAATTGGAAATTTGGTGCAGTTACGGTATCTAGATATCTCCTGCACTAAAATCAAAAGCTTGCCTGATACAACATGTAACCTTTACAATTTACAGACCTTGAATTTATCACGTTGTTCGAGTCTCACTGAATTACCAGTACATATTGGAAATTTAGTAAGTTTACGTCACCTTGATATAAGCTGGACTAACATAAATGAGTTGCCTGTAGAATTTGGGAGACTAGAAAACCTTCAAACTCTCACACTATTTTTAGTGGGCAAGAGACATTTAGGGTTAAGTATCAAAGAGCTAAGGAAATTCCCAAACCTACAAGGAAAACTTACCATCAAGAACCTGGATAATGTTGTTGATGCCAGAGAGGCACACGATGCAAACCTGAAAGGCAAAGAG
It encodes:
- the LOC11415409 gene encoding putative disease resistance RPP13-like protein 1, producing MAAALVGGAFLSASVQTLMDKLTSPEFRDYFTRTELNESLMYEMETSLLTLEVVLDDAEEKQILKPRIKQWLDRLKDAIYDAEDLLNQISYNALRCKLEKKQAINSEMEKITDQFQNLLSTTNSNGEINSEMEKICKRLQTFVQQSTAIGLQHTVSGRVSHRLPSSSVVNESVMVGRKDDKETIMNMLLSQRDTSHNNIGVVAILGMGGLGKTTLAQLVYNDKEVQQHFDLKAWVCVSEDFDIMRVTKSLLESVTSTTWDSNNLDVLRVALKKISREKRFLFVLDDLWNDNCNDWDELVSPFINGKPGSMVIITTRQQKVAEVARTFPIHELKVLSDEDCWSLLSKHALGSDEIQHNTNTALEETGRKIARKCGGLPIAAKTLGGLLRSKVDITEWTSILNNNIWNLRNDNILPALHLSYQYLPSHLKRCFAYCSIFPKDFPLDKKTLVLLWMAEGFLDCSQGGKELEELGDDCFAELLSRSLIQQLSDDARGEKFVMHDLVNDLSTFVSGKSCCRLECGDISENVRHFSYNQEYYDIFMKFEKLYNFKCLRSFLSINTTNNYNFLSSKVVDDLLPSQKRLRVLSLSWYMNITKLPDSIGNLVQLRYLDISCTKIKSLPDTTCNLYNLQTLNLSRCSSLTELPVHIGNLVSLRHLDISWTNINELPVEFGRLENLQTLTLFLVGKRHLGLSIKELRKFPNLQGKLTIKNLDNVVDAREAHDANLKGKEKIEELELIWGKQSEESQKVKVVLDMLQPPINLKSLNICLYGGTSFPSWLGNSLFSNMVSLRITNCEYCMTLPPIGQLPSLKDIEIRGMEMLETIGPEFYYAQIEKGSNSSFQPFRSLEHIKFDNMVNWNEWIPFEGIKFAFPQLKAIELWNCPELRGHLPTNLPSIEEIVISGCSHLLETPSTLHWLSSIKKMNINGLGESSQLSLLESDSPCMMQHVAIHNCSKLLAVPKLILKSTCLTHLRLYSLSSLTAFPSSGLPTSLQSLHIEKCENLSFLPPETWSNYTSLVSIDLRSSCDALTSFPLDGFPALQTLTIHNCRSLDSIYISERSSPRSSLKSLYIISHDSIELFEVKLKIDMLTALERLNLKCAELSFCEGVCLPPKLQSIEIQSKRTAPPVTEWGLQDLTALSRLSIGKGDDIVNTLMKESLLPISLVYLYIRDFDEMKSFDGNGLRHLFSLQHLFFWNCHQLETLPENCLPSSLKSLDFWDCEKLESLPEDSLPDSLMQLCIQGCPLLEERYKRKEHCSKIAHIPFKNIKGTI